The Syngnathus scovelli strain Florida chromosome 19, RoL_Ssco_1.2, whole genome shotgun sequence region cagcgcaaagccttccaaaagtcacatttgagccgccgagtctcgtggagtgcgaacataaggagttcgacatacacttacggcgttatcgcccaggatgtccagcttcttcatcagatcactgatgacgatgtccgggggaaaggcgcaaggagcaatgtaaggtgttctgggacctcgggttaaggttagggttgcgagggacgccttacgtacgctcacgccctcggcctcgcagtagatctgcaaagggctgttgccgtctgggaaacggacttgcagaaacttcaagacgggggagcgccactccctctcctgaaaggcagaggcatgcatccgtccgtccgtccgtctgtcacatctctggcctcaacacgcttgtgcgagtcttcccacctccagctccaggatgcggaactcaagcagttcgttttggtctcggatatcctggatgtgctctttcagacgcgcttcttccgcctccatccgcctgacctgaaaagacagtcagacctcatctgcggggcttcccgacaggtgtgacgccaagcgactccgcccagcgcctttctttccgtcaccttttcggccaactgctgattgctctgacgcagcagctgcttctcctccacccacttgacattctagaagagacaaacgcgtggacagctttggaatgttgtgtcattttcatccacaaattctttggttgactggaaaatgacatttgcttttctccgcattttcccagccacgttggtccagtaatgccagacgaatgagtgactgaagaatgtagctattttgtctgagaaaaaggtgtgctcattgatgaccttacctgtccttgttgcttcagcgct contains the following coding sequences:
- the LOC125987040 gene encoding janus kinase and microtubule-interacting protein 3-like, translating into MVEMGHYQSRVADLESALKQQGQNVKWVEEKQLLRQSNQQLAEKVRRMEAEEARLKEHIQDIRDQNELLEFRILELEEREWRSPVLKFLQVRFPDGNSPLQIYCEAEGVSVRKASLATLTLTRGPRTPYIAPCAFPPDIVISDLMKKLDILGDNANLTNEEQVVVIHARTLLTLAEKVTRTSTHALAFCLCDSSLSSVVRIHQSDQVSTSTVDVGH